A single window of Pseudomonas lijiangensis DNA harbors:
- a CDS encoding ABC transporter ATP-binding protein — protein sequence MALLHVENLRVDIPLGQETLHAVRGLDFHVERGEMLCIVGESGCGKSLTSLALMDLLPRKAKRTATQLSLDGIDMLTQSERQMCDLRGNRLAMIFQEPMTSLNPAYSIGDQLCEVLLRHRKVSRKDAMQRAAQMLEKVGISNAGERLRQYPHQLSGGLRQRVIIAMALMCEPDVIIADEPTTALDVTIQAQILRLIRDIQKEFGMAVIFITHDLGLVARIADRVAVMYAGQIVETAPAVQLFENPQHPYTRGLLASIPIPGRTQPGQPLGSIPGLVPSLVGEQQGCAFRNRCSQAVEACASHVPAVESDEHMARCLFATPGTNPVFHREGALS from the coding sequence ATGGCTCTTTTGCATGTTGAAAACCTGCGCGTCGATATCCCTTTGGGTCAGGAAACCCTGCATGCCGTTCGCGGCCTGGATTTCCATGTCGAGCGCGGCGAAATGCTGTGCATCGTCGGCGAGTCGGGATGCGGCAAGTCCCTCACGTCCCTGGCGCTCATGGACCTGCTGCCGCGCAAGGCAAAACGTACGGCAACGCAGCTCAGCCTGGACGGCATCGATATGCTGACCCAGAGCGAACGCCAGATGTGCGACCTGCGGGGCAACCGGCTGGCCATGATCTTTCAGGAACCCATGACGTCCCTGAACCCGGCCTACAGCATTGGCGATCAGTTGTGCGAAGTGCTGCTGCGCCACCGCAAGGTGTCACGCAAGGACGCCATGCAGCGTGCAGCGCAGATGCTGGAAAAAGTCGGCATCAGCAATGCGGGCGAACGCCTGCGCCAGTACCCGCATCAATTGTCGGGCGGTCTGCGCCAGCGGGTCATCATCGCCATGGCCTTGATGTGCGAGCCCGATGTGATCATCGCCGATGAACCCACCACGGCACTGGACGTGACCATTCAGGCGCAGATCCTGCGGCTGATTCGCGACATCCAGAAAGAATTCGGCATGGCCGTGATCTTCATCACCCACGACCTGGGGCTGGTTGCACGTATCGCGGACCGGGTGGCCGTGATGTACGCCGGGCAAATCGTCGAGACGGCCCCCGCCGTGCAGTTGTTCGAGAACCCGCAGCACCCTTATACCCGCGGCCTGCTGGCCAGTATCCCGATTCCGGGACGCACACAACCGGGTCAGCCGCTGGGGTCGATTCCCGGTCTGGTGCCGAGCCTGGTGGGCGAACAACAGGGCTGCGCGTTCCGCAACCGTTGCTCGCAGGCGGTTGAAGCCTGCGCCAGTCACGTACCGGCGGTGGAGAGCGACGAGCACATGGCCCGCTGCCTGTTTGCCACACCTGGGACCAACCCCGTCTTCCACCGGGAAGGAGCACTGTCATGA
- a CDS encoding ABC transporter permease: MSTTTSSALVINDYQPPAKSILRSLRNSLRHRGFAIGMLLLAIILFGALFAPWLAPYDPYAQDVMLRMKPPVWMANGSWDYILGTDKLGRDYLSRLLYGARISLFIGFSAALISGLIGTVMGLLAGYFGGKVDAVISYLITTRLAMPVVMVALASASLMGGSLKVVIILLGCLLWDRFAVVVRAAVQQIRDAEYVASAQALGCSTFRILASEILPNLVGALIVVATLEMAHAILLESALSFLGVGVQPPIPSWGLMIAEGKPYMFFSPWVIAIPGVALMVLVLGINLVGDGLRDLILPDGRN, translated from the coding sequence ATGAGCACGACGACTTCATCCGCTCTGGTCATCAACGACTACCAGCCACCGGCAAAAAGCATCCTGCGTAGCCTGCGCAACAGCCTGCGTCATCGCGGCTTTGCGATTGGCATGTTGCTGCTGGCAATCATTCTGTTCGGTGCGCTGTTCGCGCCCTGGCTTGCACCTTACGACCCTTACGCCCAGGACGTCATGCTGCGCATGAAGCCACCGGTATGGATGGCCAATGGTTCATGGGACTACATTCTGGGCACCGACAAGCTGGGCCGCGATTACCTCTCGCGTCTGCTCTATGGGGCGCGGATTTCGCTGTTCATCGGCTTCTCGGCAGCGCTGATTTCCGGCCTGATCGGCACGGTCATGGGCCTGCTGGCCGGTTACTTCGGCGGCAAGGTCGATGCCGTGATCAGCTACCTGATCACCACGCGACTGGCTATGCCCGTGGTCATGGTCGCCCTGGCCTCGGCCTCGCTGATGGGCGGCTCGCTGAAGGTGGTGATCATCCTGCTCGGCTGCCTGCTCTGGGACCGTTTTGCCGTGGTGGTACGTGCCGCCGTGCAACAGATTCGCGACGCCGAATATGTCGCCTCGGCCCAGGCTCTGGGCTGCTCGACCTTCCGCATTCTGGCCAGTGAAATCCTGCCGAACCTGGTGGGCGCGCTGATCGTGGTCGCCACTCTGGAGATGGCCCACGCCATCCTTCTGGAATCTGCGCTGTCGTTCCTGGGCGTTGGCGTGCAACCGCCGATTCCGTCCTGGGGCCTGATGATCGCCGAAGGTAAACCCTACATGTTCTTTTCCCCATGGGTCATTGCCATCCCCGGCGTCGCACTGATGGTGCTGGTGCTGGGTATCAACCTGGTCGGTGACGGCCTGCGTGACTTGATCCTGCCCGATGGGCGCAACTGA
- a CDS encoding ABC transporter permease has product MYGFLLRRLGIALCVAITVSIISFSLLHLSGDLATAIGGPEATSEQIEQIRVQYGLDKPLVTQYFNWLGDLLRLDLGDSFFFQESVYNLIASRLSITLGLGAMALGIALLIAIPLGVLAAVKRDTWIDRLALSIAVLGQAMPSFWFALMLIVVFSVTLKWLPVSGNATWAHFVMPAIALGYYATPAIMRLTRAGMLDVLNSDYIRTARAKGLRPSTVLFKHALRNALIPVVALAAVEFGFMLGGSVVIETVFSLQGIGQLAWDAIARDDFPVVQAVVLLIAVIYIVLTLLADVLNALLDPRIRVK; this is encoded by the coding sequence ATGTATGGATTCCTTTTGCGTCGTCTTGGTATCGCCCTGTGCGTGGCGATTACCGTGTCGATCATCAGTTTCTCTCTCCTGCACCTTTCCGGTGACCTGGCCACCGCCATTGGCGGACCGGAAGCCACCAGCGAACAGATCGAGCAGATCCGCGTGCAGTACGGCCTCGACAAGCCGCTGGTCACGCAATACTTCAACTGGCTGGGCGACCTGCTGCGCCTGGACCTGGGTGATTCGTTCTTCTTCCAGGAATCGGTCTACAACCTGATTGCCTCGCGCCTTTCCATCACATTGGGCCTGGGCGCCATGGCTCTGGGCATCGCCCTGTTGATCGCCATTCCCCTGGGCGTGCTGGCAGCGGTCAAGCGCGACACCTGGATCGATCGCCTGGCCTTGAGCATCGCCGTTCTCGGTCAGGCGATGCCCAGCTTCTGGTTTGCCCTGATGCTGATCGTGGTGTTCTCGGTCACGCTGAAATGGCTGCCGGTTTCGGGCAATGCCACCTGGGCGCACTTCGTGATGCCCGCCATTGCCCTGGGTTACTACGCCACGCCGGCGATCATGCGCCTGACCCGTGCCGGCATGCTCGATGTCCTCAACTCCGATTACATCCGCACGGCCCGCGCCAAAGGGCTGCGGCCTTCCACCGTGCTGTTCAAGCATGCGCTGCGCAATGCCCTGATCCCGGTGGTCGCCCTGGCTGCCGTGGAGTTCGGCTTCATGCTCGGTGGCTCGGTGGTCATCGAAACAGTGTTCTCGTTGCAAGGCATCGGTCAACTGGCCTGGGATGCCATCGCCCGTGACGACTTCCCGGTGGTTCAGGCCGTGGTGCTGCTGATTGCCGTGATCTACATCGTTCTCACCCTGCTGGCCGACGTGCTCAACGCACTGCTCGATCCGCGCATTCGCGTGAAATAG
- a CDS encoding ABC transporter substrate-binding protein: MGIKGFARSIALLGLFSSFTAFAGKADDTLVYASDSEPENISPYHNDLREGVILGRLIWDNLVYRNPDSGQLEPMLATSWKQVDDSTIDFELRQGVKFHNGDAFTADDVVFTLNYVVSPDSKVVTIQNVDWIKSAEKLGDYSVRLHLKKPFPAALEYLSNAVPMFPKNYFEKVGLAEFSRKPVGTGPYKVASISSGVGVNMDKNPDYFQGSPQGQPKIGHIQFKVIADSETRLAELMTGGVDWVWRVAPDQAQSLKGMQSLVVTSGGTMRIGFLILDARGTSSADSPMKHLKVRQAINHAINREGLASQLVGGESKPLQVACYPGQFGCDTTAATVYNYDPAKAKALLAEAGYPNGFETEIFAYRDRDYVEAIIGNLRAVGINAKLRYLKYAALRDQQRGGKVPMSFQAWGSFSILDTSASAGTWFKGNPDDNIKDPQVQSWLQTADNALDPQVRKDNYRLALQRISEQAYWAPLFNYSMNYAYVSDLNFKPYPDELPRFVLSSWK, translated from the coding sequence ATGGGCATCAAGGGTTTCGCTCGCAGCATTGCGCTGCTGGGCTTGTTCAGCAGCTTTACCGCCTTCGCAGGCAAAGCCGATGACACGCTGGTTTACGCATCCGACAGTGAACCTGAAAACATCAGCCCCTATCACAACGACTTGCGCGAGGGTGTCATCCTCGGTCGCCTCATCTGGGACAACCTGGTCTATCGCAACCCCGACAGCGGCCAACTGGAACCCATGCTGGCCACCAGCTGGAAACAGGTCGACGACAGCACCATCGATTTCGAATTGCGCCAGGGCGTGAAATTCCACAACGGCGATGCCTTCACGGCCGACGATGTGGTGTTCACCCTCAACTACGTGGTGTCGCCGGACTCCAAGGTCGTCACCATACAGAACGTCGACTGGATCAAGAGCGCAGAAAAGCTGGGGGATTACAGCGTCCGCCTGCACCTGAAAAAGCCTTTCCCGGCCGCGCTCGAATACCTGTCCAACGCCGTACCGATGTTCCCGAAAAACTATTTCGAGAAAGTCGGCCTGGCTGAATTCAGCCGCAAGCCGGTGGGCACCGGTCCTTATAAGGTTGCGTCCATCTCCAGCGGTGTCGGCGTGAACATGGACAAGAACCCGGACTACTTCCAGGGCAGCCCGCAAGGCCAGCCGAAGATCGGTCATATCCAGTTCAAGGTGATTGCCGACTCCGAAACACGCCTTGCCGAGCTGATGACCGGTGGCGTTGACTGGGTCTGGCGCGTGGCACCCGATCAGGCGCAAAGCCTCAAGGGCATGCAAAGCCTGGTGGTGACCAGCGGCGGGACCATGCGTATCGGCTTTCTGATCCTCGATGCCCGTGGCACCTCCAGTGCCGACTCGCCCATGAAACACCTCAAGGTGCGTCAGGCAATCAACCACGCCATCAACCGTGAAGGCCTGGCTTCACAACTGGTGGGCGGCGAAAGCAAACCGCTGCAAGTGGCCTGCTACCCTGGCCAGTTCGGTTGCGACACCACGGCTGCGACTGTCTATAACTATGACCCGGCCAAGGCCAAGGCACTGCTTGCCGAAGCGGGCTACCCCAATGGTTTCGAGACTGAAATCTTCGCCTACCGCGACCGTGACTATGTAGAAGCGATTATCGGCAACCTGCGCGCCGTAGGGATCAACGCCAAGCTTCGCTACCTGAAATACGCGGCACTGCGTGACCAGCAGCGCGGCGGCAAGGTGCCGATGTCGTTCCAGGCCTGGGGCTCGTTCTCGATCCTCGACACTTCCGCCTCGGCCGGTACCTGGTTCAAAGGCAACCCGGACGACAACATCAAGGACCCGCAAGTCCAGAGCTGGCTGCAAACCGCAGACAACGCACTGGACCCACAGGTGCGCAAGGACAACTACCGCCTGGCCTTGCAGCGCATCAGCGAACAGGCCTACTGGGCACCGCTGTTCAACTACTCGATGAACTACGCGTACGTCTCGGACCTGAACTTCAAGCCGTACCCGGACGAACTGCCCCGCTTCGTCCTGTCGAGCTGGAAGTAA
- a CDS encoding LysR substrate-binding domain-containing protein has product MQLYGVQSTALRYFLEVSRCGSISEASLRLNVAASAVSRQIAKLERDLDAVLFERRARGMVLSEAGIRLAAYARKSQLEAEQVVLEITELHGLQRGHVRIACSEGFALEFLPKAIALFRRIYQGIHFSLEVCAPAQATEKVRSGDADLGLTFSLTPQKEIKVEYIHTGAICAVVSNTHPLAERPEVSLAELQPYAIALTNTDTTLRQLFDICCGVQGLLFDPVLTSNYIGALLRFVREEGGISLSSEMTLDRRLLGKELCSLPISDEGMKARRIELQSMAGRNLPAAVSAFRDFLIEELAKT; this is encoded by the coding sequence ATGCAGCTCTACGGTGTGCAATCCACGGCCTTGCGCTACTTTCTGGAAGTGTCGCGCTGCGGGTCGATCAGTGAGGCCTCATTGCGACTGAATGTCGCGGCATCGGCGGTCAGCCGCCAGATCGCCAAGCTGGAGCGGGATCTGGACGCGGTGCTGTTCGAGCGGCGTGCCCGGGGCATGGTGTTGAGCGAGGCGGGGATACGCCTGGCGGCCTATGCGCGCAAATCCCAGCTCGAAGCCGAGCAGGTCGTACTGGAAATCACCGAGTTGCACGGCTTGCAGCGCGGGCATGTCCGCATCGCCTGTTCCGAAGGTTTCGCCCTGGAATTCCTGCCCAAGGCCATCGCGCTGTTTCGCCGGATCTATCAGGGCATTCATTTTTCCCTGGAAGTCTGCGCACCGGCCCAGGCCACGGAAAAGGTCCGTTCCGGCGATGCCGACCTCGGCCTGACGTTCAGCCTGACCCCGCAAAAGGAAATCAAGGTCGAGTACATCCACACCGGCGCCATCTGCGCGGTGGTGAGCAACACCCATCCTCTGGCTGAACGCCCTGAAGTCTCGTTGGCAGAGCTTCAACCCTATGCCATCGCCCTGACCAATACCGATACGACACTGCGCCAGTTGTTCGATATCTGCTGCGGCGTGCAGGGTCTGCTGTTCGATCCGGTGCTGACCAGCAATTACATCGGCGCGCTGCTGCGCTTTGTCCGGGAGGAGGGCGGCATCAGCCTGTCCAGTGAAATGACGCTGGACAGGCGTCTGCTGGGCAAGGAGCTGTGCTCTCTGCCGATCAGCGACGAAGGCATGAAAGCCCGACGCATCGAGTTGCAGAGCATGGCCGGGCGCAACCTGCCCGCGGCGGTCAGTGCGTTTCGGGATTTCCTGATCGAGGAGCTGGCGAAAACCTGA
- the folE2 gene encoding GTP cyclohydrolase FolE2, with the protein MNNPLPDVALTEVSKVLIPLDWVGMQGVEVPILLGEPGLAHPIHAYVDLQVDLADPGVKGIHMSRLYTLLDSFAEHQPFTPGTLAALLEAMVTSHADCHSSRARLKVNFNLLCRRPALKTQGLSGWKSYPVTLNALWVGGRLSLDASVDVTYSSTCPCSAALSRQLVEQAFLTRFAGQETLTPDQAAVWLRDNASFATPHSQRSVATVQVRIPEQATALGLMALIDATESALGTPVQTAVKRADEQAFARLNGQNLMYVEDAARKIQQALEGLFAASSVGVRHLESLHPHDAVAYTSNYMS; encoded by the coding sequence ATGAATAACCCCCTCCCTGACGTTGCCCTGACGGAAGTTTCCAAAGTCCTGATCCCTCTTGACTGGGTAGGCATGCAAGGTGTCGAAGTCCCGATTCTGCTGGGTGAACCCGGTTTGGCGCATCCGATACATGCCTATGTGGATCTTCAGGTCGATCTGGCCGATCCCGGCGTCAAGGGCATTCATATGTCGCGCCTCTACACCTTGCTCGACAGCTTTGCCGAACATCAGCCATTCACTCCCGGCACCCTGGCGGCGCTGCTTGAAGCCATGGTCACCAGCCATGCCGACTGCCATTCCAGTCGCGCCCGGCTCAAGGTGAATTTCAATCTGTTGTGTCGCCGACCGGCATTGAAAACCCAAGGCCTGAGTGGCTGGAAATCCTACCCGGTGACATTGAATGCGCTCTGGGTCGGAGGGCGGTTGTCTCTGGATGCCTCGGTGGACGTCACTTATTCCTCGACCTGCCCCTGTTCAGCGGCCCTGTCGCGTCAACTGGTGGAGCAGGCGTTCCTGACGCGCTTTGCCGGGCAGGAAACGCTGACGCCCGATCAGGCGGCGGTGTGGCTGCGTGACAACGCTTCCTTCGCGACCCCTCACAGCCAGCGCAGCGTGGCAACGGTTCAGGTACGCATCCCGGAGCAGGCCACCGCTCTTGGCCTGATGGCATTGATCGATGCCACCGAAAGCGCCCTGGGCACTCCGGTGCAGACCGCCGTCAAGCGTGCTGACGAGCAGGCCTTTGCCCGTCTCAATGGCCAGAACCTGATGTACGTCGAAGACGCTGCCCGCAAGATCCAGCAAGCACTGGAAGGGCTGTTCGCCGCCTCCAGTGTCGGCGTGCGTCACCTGGAAAGCCTGCACCCCCACGATGCCGTGGCCTATACCTCCAACTACATGTCCTGA
- a CDS encoding gamma carbonic anhydrase family protein translates to MIRKNPSGHLPVIAESAYIDKTAIICGKVIIKDNVFVGPYAVIRADEVNANGDMDPIIIGANSNIQDGVVIHSKSGAAVTIGEYTSIAHRSIVHGPCTVGDRVFVGFNSVLFNCQVGNGSVVRHNSVVDGRDLPESFYVPSTTRIGPNTDLSQFPPVSISASEFSEDVAHTNIDLVRGYKALQNEF, encoded by the coding sequence GTGATCCGCAAGAACCCTTCCGGCCATCTGCCGGTCATTGCCGAGTCGGCCTATATCGATAAAACCGCGATCATCTGCGGCAAGGTCATCATCAAGGACAACGTCTTTGTCGGCCCCTATGCCGTGATCCGTGCCGACGAGGTCAACGCCAATGGCGACATGGACCCGATCATCATCGGCGCCAATTCCAATATTCAGGATGGTGTGGTGATCCACTCCAAGTCCGGCGCGGCAGTGACCATCGGCGAATACACGTCCATTGCCCACCGCTCCATCGTCCATGGACCCTGCACGGTGGGTGATCGTGTCTTCGTCGGCTTCAACAGCGTGCTGTTCAACTGTCAGGTGGGGAATGGCAGTGTCGTGCGCCATAACTCGGTGGTGGATGGTCGCGATCTGCCGGAAAGCTTCTATGTGCCATCGACCACTCGCATCGGCCCGAACACCGATCTTTCGCAGTTCCCGCCGGTGAGTATCTCGGCTTCGGAGTTTTCCGAGGATGTGGCACACACCAATATCGATCTGGTTCGCGGCTACAAAGCCTTGCAGAACGAGTTCTGA
- a CDS encoding DUF1624 domain-containing protein — protein MTTAVSSTPAPSSRLRSIDALRGLIILFMLLDHVRETFFLHRQVSDPMDVTTTAPELFFSRLLAHVCAPLFVLLTGLSAYLYGEKYSGRTDVSAFLLKRGLFLIALEFTLVSFAWTFKFPPTIIYLQVIWAIGLSMVALSAMVFLPRWALVVIGLMIVAGHNLLDSLHFGVESAMHIPWAILHDRGWIEVSDTLRLRTSYPLLPWIGVIALGYAAGPWFSSGMDAVARRSRLLVWGLGALIGFMVLRVINGYGEKPWSVGETGVQTLMSFFNITKYPPSLLFLSLTLGIGLLVLIWFERIQEKGWLKPLVILGAAPMFFYLLHLYVLKFLYLIAVAIWGKNQGDYFGFDAMWGVWLSSVLLAVALFPAVRWFAGLKARRRDITWLKYL, from the coding sequence ATGACAACAGCTGTTTCCTCGACTCCTGCGCCGTCCTCACGGTTGCGATCGATCGACGCCCTGCGCGGGCTGATCATCCTTTTCATGTTGCTGGACCATGTGCGGGAAACCTTCTTCCTGCATCGCCAGGTCAGCGATCCCATGGATGTGACTACCACAGCTCCGGAACTGTTCTTCAGCCGCTTGCTGGCCCATGTCTGCGCGCCCTTGTTCGTGCTGCTGACCGGGCTTTCGGCCTATCTGTACGGCGAAAAATACAGTGGCAGGACTGATGTTTCTGCCTTTCTGCTCAAGCGTGGCCTGTTCCTGATTGCCCTGGAGTTCACCCTGGTGAGCTTCGCCTGGACCTTCAAATTCCCGCCCACCATCATTTACCTGCAAGTCATCTGGGCCATCGGCCTGAGCATGGTGGCCTTGTCGGCGATGGTGTTCCTGCCGCGCTGGGCGCTGGTGGTGATCGGGCTGATGATCGTGGCCGGGCACAACCTGCTGGACTCGCTGCATTTCGGTGTCGAGTCGGCCATGCACATTCCATGGGCGATCCTGCATGATCGTGGCTGGATTGAAGTCAGCGATACGCTGCGTCTGCGCACCTCCTATCCGTTGCTGCCCTGGATCGGTGTCATCGCTCTGGGCTATGCCGCAGGCCCCTGGTTTTCCTCGGGCATGGACGCTGTAGCACGTCGCAGCCGTTTGCTGGTCTGGGGACTGGGTGCGCTGATCGGTTTCATGGTCCTGCGCGTGATCAACGGCTATGGCGAAAAGCCCTGGAGCGTTGGTGAAACCGGCGTGCAGACGCTGATGAGCTTTTTCAATATCACCAAATACCCGCCGTCATTGCTGTTCCTCAGCCTGACCCTGGGCATTGGTCTGCTGGTGTTGATCTGGTTCGAGCGTATTCAGGAGAAGGGCTGGCTGAAACCGCTGGTGATCCTGGGCGCGGCACCGATGTTCTTCTACTTGCTGCATCTGTATGTACTGAAGTTCCTGTACCTGATTGCCGTAGCGATCTGGGGCAAGAATCAGGGCGATTACTTCGGCTTCGATGCGATGTGGGGCGTATGGCTGAGTTCAGTGCTGCTGGCGGTGGCGCTGTTCCCGGCAGTGCGCTGGTTTGCCGGGCTCAAGGCACGGCGGCGTGACATTACTTGGTTGAAATACCTGTAG
- a CDS encoding DUF4198 domain-containing protein, with the protein MFCKPSVLALSLLGTLFMGQASAHGLWTEQRRGNIEVVYGHGAEDNAFKAQKVSGAWAYDLAGRMVPVTVQRLDDHARLQPLKPVAVMSVALDNGMWTKNREKKWINEGRSKVPGGTDSIHTFKYSLAIYEEGARLPSFDKLKFVIVPQVDPLTVGPGKPLPVRVLVDGKPAAGIKLFGDYRSAPDVVSAETDAEGRASVVVRNEGLNVIAAEVTLPVKNDADIEARGLFTSLTFVGEAHHD; encoded by the coding sequence ATGTTTTGCAAACCATCAGTTCTGGCCTTGAGCCTGCTGGGTACGCTGTTCATGGGTCAGGCCAGTGCCCATGGCCTGTGGACCGAACAGCGTCGCGGCAATATTGAAGTGGTCTACGGCCATGGCGCGGAAGACAACGCCTTCAAGGCGCAAAAGGTCAGCGGAGCCTGGGCCTATGATCTTGCTGGCCGGATGGTTCCGGTCACCGTGCAGCGTCTGGACGACCATGCACGCCTGCAACCCTTGAAGCCGGTGGCTGTGATGTCTGTCGCGCTGGACAACGGCATGTGGACAAAAAACAGAGAGAAGAAATGGATCAACGAAGGCCGCAGCAAGGTACCGGGCGGCACCGATTCGATCCATACCTTCAAGTACAGCCTGGCGATCTATGAAGAAGGCGCTCGCTTACCGTCGTTCGACAAACTGAAGTTCGTGATCGTGCCTCAGGTCGATCCGCTGACGGTCGGGCCAGGCAAACCTTTGCCGGTTCGCGTGCTGGTGGATGGCAAGCCTGCGGCGGGTATCAAGCTGTTCGGGGATTATCGCAGCGCTCCGGACGTGGTGAGTGCCGAGACCGATGCCGAGGGACGTGCCAGTGTGGTGGTGCGTAACGAGGGATTGAATGTGATCGCAGCCGAGGTCACGCTGCCGGTCAAGAACGATGCCGATATCGAAGCGCGAGGCCTGTTTACCTCGCTGACCTTCGTGGGTGAAGCGCATCACGATTGA